In Oscillatoria acuminata PCC 6304, a single window of DNA contains:
- a CDS encoding protein phosphatase 2C domain-containing protein: MNKPSAIIYCPNFTCQSPNPETQKFCQKCGTPLPKRYLWAVGGTGRSSYQPGEILADRYWVKEDKILVDTKPGVLPEMPVEIPGAIIPYLKLFPLRLHVPQVYGRLPMKGNDPNRDIWLLEETAIYPEGTIVALRKGQPPEAVHAQLMPLLTDCWADASPMRQLNWLWQMAQLWYPFKKEGVAATLLNPGLLRVEGSLLRLLELPRDAKTPNLSELGQLWLSWAQTAHGAIAPYLEELSQMLTMGDVQTTSQLIELLDRGLSLCGGLYKRTYYIATGTDRGPTRRRNEDACYPPSGTSRATSDTSGLAIVCDGIGGHEGGNVASNLAIETLQQHLESLLSENTQSAPDRIMEQIERAVGIANDRIASRNDEEQRQARQRMGTTLVMALTHRHEIYINHIGDSRAYWITSTGCRQVTLDDDVASREVRLGYSLYRDALQQGAAGSLIQALGMSASSVLHPTVQRFILDEDSAFLLCSDGLSDNDRVEQYWETEILPVLSGEFPVLRSVTKLIDIGNFHNGHDNVTVGLVYCKVEPIRSAALDSRLLVAQLQSIPPAEPLEDSQLTDFSTKDPDNLSLQDVPTKLIPPEPPRRSRLPILLGILLLIGLGGLAAVLLTQPGWQNWIANFPFSEQENSNPTETETDPLLIPDITEGATIEGGQYLQLRQPFTDEAPEDGELILLRQQGAAIPGNELGFIPSGSVLLVMGKQPAVSDSDAWVQIQVCSTPEPVESEEATPTPVVGAEGVSEPVSEDTPAPAAPPLVRVRPSNMGWISEQILLPQVLPNVVPSATEQAGCIDEPNPQPFSVP; encoded by the coding sequence AGATCTTAGCCGATCGCTATTGGGTTAAGGAGGATAAGATTCTGGTCGATACCAAACCCGGGGTCTTGCCGGAGATGCCAGTCGAGATTCCCGGGGCGATCATCCCCTATCTCAAACTGTTTCCCCTGCGATTGCACGTCCCTCAGGTTTATGGTCGATTGCCCATGAAAGGGAATGACCCGAATCGGGATATTTGGTTACTAGAGGAAACGGCGATTTACCCGGAAGGGACAATAGTGGCCCTCCGCAAAGGTCAACCCCCCGAGGCAGTCCATGCCCAACTCATGCCCTTACTGACGGACTGCTGGGCGGATGCTTCACCGATGCGCCAGCTCAATTGGTTGTGGCAGATGGCTCAACTCTGGTACCCGTTTAAAAAGGAAGGGGTGGCGGCGACTCTGCTGAATCCGGGATTGCTTCGGGTGGAAGGATCCTTGCTGCGACTGCTCGAATTGCCACGGGATGCGAAAACGCCCAACTTGTCTGAACTGGGTCAGTTGTGGTTGAGTTGGGCCCAGACTGCTCATGGGGCGATCGCCCCCTATCTGGAAGAACTCAGCCAGATGTTAACGATGGGAGATGTGCAAACCACATCGCAACTCATCGAGTTGTTAGACCGAGGTTTAAGTCTTTGTGGAGGGCTTTATAAGCGCACCTATTACATTGCTACGGGGACCGATCGCGGGCCGACTCGCCGTCGGAATGAAGATGCCTGTTATCCCCCCAGTGGGACCAGCCGTGCCACCTCAGACACCAGTGGGTTAGCGATCGTCTGTGATGGCATTGGGGGACATGAAGGGGGGAATGTCGCCTCTAATCTGGCGATCGAAACCTTACAACAACACCTGGAATCCCTTCTTTCCGAGAATACCCAAAGCGCCCCCGATCGGATCATGGAGCAGATCGAACGCGCCGTGGGGATTGCCAACGATCGCATCGCCAGTCGGAATGATGAGGAACAGCGGCAAGCTCGTCAGCGCATGGGAACCACCTTGGTCATGGCCTTGACCCATCGCCATGAAATTTATATCAATCATATTGGGGATAGTCGCGCCTATTGGATTACCTCCACCGGATGCCGACAAGTCACCCTGGATGATGATGTGGCTTCCCGGGAGGTCCGTTTGGGTTACTCCCTATACCGGGATGCCCTCCAACAAGGGGCGGCAGGGTCTCTCATTCAGGCATTAGGGATGAGTGCTTCGTCGGTCCTGCATCCCACCGTCCAACGTTTTATCCTTGATGAGGATAGCGCCTTCCTGCTCTGTTCCGATGGGTTGAGCGATAATGACCGGGTGGAGCAATACTGGGAAACGGAAATCCTGCCGGTTTTATCTGGGGAATTCCCCGTGTTGCGATCGGTCACGAAGTTAATCGATATTGGTAATTTTCATAACGGCCATGATAACGTCACCGTGGGGCTGGTTTACTGTAAAGTAGAACCCATTCGCTCGGCGGCACTCGACTCCCGTTTGTTGGTAGCCCAACTCCAATCAATCCCCCCCGCAGAACCCCTAGAAGACTCTCAACTCACAGATTTCTCCACAAAGGATCCGGATAATCTCTCACTCCAGGATGTTCCGACAAAGTTGATCCCTCCTGAACCCCCACGACGTTCCAGGTTGCCGATTTTACTAGGAATCCTGTTGCTGATTGGCCTAGGCGGACTAGCGGCGGTACTTCTCACCCAGCCGGGATGGCAGAATTGGATCGCGAATTTCCCCTTTTCAGAGCAAGAAAACTCGAACCCCACGGAAACCGAGACCGACCCCTTGCTGATTCCGGACATTACAGAAGGGGCCACGATAGAAGGGGGCCAGTACCTGCAACTGAGGCAGCCTTTTACCGATGAAGCCCCAGAGGATGGGGAGTTAATTTTGTTGAGGCAGCAAGGGGCGGCTATCCCTGGAAATGAACTGGGGTTTATCCCTAGTGGCAGTGTTCTGTTGGTGATGGGCAAACAACCCGCAGTGAGCGACTCCGATGCCTGGGTCCAGATCCAAGTTTGCTCGACCCCAGAACCCGTGGAATCGGAGGAGGCTACACCGACTCCAGTTGTTGGGGCTGAAGGGGTCTCGGAACCCGTTAGTGAGGACACCCCCGCACCAGCAGCGCCACCCCTTGTCCGGGTCCGACCCAGCAATATGGGGTGGATTTCAGAGCAGATTTTACTTCCGCAGGTCCTGCCGAATGTCGTCCCCTCGGCTACAGAACAAGCGGGCTGTATCGATGAACCGAATCCTCAGCCCTTCTCAGTGCCGTAA